TTTCAATCAGGAACGGATCGCCTTGTTCCCACTGCTTTTTTAACCATTTCTTTTCTTCAATTTCCTTAGACAACTGTTGTTGTTTCTGCTGTTCAGATTCCAATTGTTGGTTATACGACCGTAGTTCAAGATATGCACGGAATAATACCGCAAGCGGAATCGCTAATACCGCAAGCCAAAAAAATAATCGCGGCTTAAACGTATGCGGTTGGATTGAAGTATCGTTGTCGTGCTTCATATAAGCGATAATTTAATACTACATTGCGGCAAATGTCAAATGGTATTTCCAGAAGAACTGAAAAACGATAGAATGGAATAACTAAGCGAATAATCATGGTTTGATTTTCTCTGGTTACTCCAGTAACGTTATTTCGCCACTGACAATTTTCCGCACGACGCCACTACTCGACCGAAGTATCAAACTGCCATCTAAATCGATATCCGCAACATATCCGGTCGTTTTCTGGTTCAACCCTTCTACCTGAACCAGTTTCCCGAGTATATCCGAAAGCCGTTTCCATTCCAGCATTGCAGTTCGGGTTCCTTCGTTTAAACAATGCACATAATGTTTTTCAAAATATCGTAGTATCTCAGCCAGCACCATGGCACGAGAGATAGATTTCTCTTTTCCGAGTTCAATCTGCAACGAAGTTGACCGGTTCCGTAACTCTTCCGGAAACTCTTCCTTGGCAATCGAGATATTAACGCCAATACCGACAATCGCAAATTGAATTCGCGCCTGTACGATTTCTAATTCGGTCAGAATCCCCGCAACTTTCTTGCCATGGATGCGGATATCGTTTGGCCACTTGATTGATGCAGGTAAACCGGTAGACTTCCGAATCGCTTCTGCTACCGCAATCGCTGCAATTGCAGTTAATCGCGCAGCGTGGTTCGGTTCCCAATCTGGGCGAAGGATAAGCGAGAATAACAGTGATTTCTTTTTCGGCGAAAACCAGTTCCGATGGTTTCGACCCCGACCCTGCGTCTGCTCTTCAGCGAGAACCAGCGTTCCTTCCGGCGCATTCGATTTCGCTAACTCCAGCGCAATATCGTTCGTTGACCCGACGGTTGCATAATAATGAATCCGACAACCGAATATCTTGGTTGTTAGAGCATCGGCAAATTCTTGTGCTGTTGTCATATACACGATTACCCGGCGTTATGCTTTTAATCGCTGGAATATATGTTCATTAATCTGCGGAATCAATTTGATTGGATTTCTAACGAAATATCGAGCGCAGGCGAAGAATGGGTTAACGCACCTACGGATATCATATCAACGCCGGTTTTAGCAATCGCACGAACGGTTTTTAAGGTTACACCGCCGGAAACTTCAATTAACGCCTGTTCGCGAATCAGGTTAACCGCTTCTTTAATCTTCGGAATCGGCATATTATCCAGCATAATGATATCAACTCTTGCCTTCATCGCTTCTTGAACCTCTTTCAGATTCTTGGTCTCAACTTCAATCAAGAAGTTTTTTTTCTTAACCGATTTCCGAACTCGAGCAACCGCTTCGGTAATACTTCCGGCAATAGCGATATGATTATCTTTAATCAGAATTTGATCGTAGAGTCCAAACCGATGATTATATCCGCCTCCGACGCGAACCGCATATTTCTCGAGCGATCGCAATAACGGGGTCGTTTTCCGGGTATCTAATATTTTCACCGGATACGGGTTAACCGCATCAACATATCTCCGGGTTAGCGTAGCAATTCCAGATAACCGCTGGATGAAATTCAAAAGAACGCGTTCTCGAGAAAGGAGTAGGTTCGCGGGCGATTCAATTTCAGCAATGACCGAGCCCGGCTTCAGTTTCGCTCCGTCGTTGACATAAAACGTATAAGTCGCTTTCTGCCCTAAAATCAACGGTAGCAACGGTAACCCGGCAATGATACCTGCTGATTTCGCAACTAATTGTGCGGTGCAAAGGGTAGTATCAGAAACAATGCTTGATGTGGTTATATCGCCGGAACCAATATCTTCGCTAAGCGCTGCGGCAATTAATCGTTTAACTTCTTTTTGGTTAACCGATTGATTAAATTCAGAAAAATGTGGTATATTACATTCCATAATGATATAATAGTTTACAGCGGAATTAGAACGGTGTAAAGGGAAAACCATGGGAACTGCACAAGCTTGCTTGCGCTTTTAGCCATAGAAGCTGGCTGCTATTAAATTCGAAAGTAAGCTTTCTAAAAGCAAAGCGGTAATAAACTACCGTTCTTTTAAGAAGACGGAGGTAACAGTTATTTTCATCGAGTGAAAATTTCAGGAATTATGAATTCAACCACTTTGTCACCAGAGCAATTAATCCACCTATACGAGCAGATGTTGTTAATCCGCCGGTTTGAAGAGAAATGCGCTGAAATGTATACGCTGCAGAAAATCACCGGATTCTGTCATCTCTATATCGGACAGGAAGCGATTGCCGTCGGCGCAATGAGTGCAATCCGACCGGATGATTATATTCTAACCGCATATCGCGATCACGGTCATGCCTTAGCAAAAGGTTCCGACCCGAAACTGGTCATGGCGGAACTATTCGGGAAATATACTGGTCTCTGCAAAGGGAAAGGCGGGTCGATGCATCTGTTCGATATCGAACATAATATGCTCGGCGGATATGCGATTGTTGCTGGGCATCTGCCGATAGCAACGGGAGTAGCGTTTGCCATTAAATATCTGAAGAAAGACCAAGTTGTGCTCTGTTTCTTCGGAGAAGGCGCAGTGAACGCAGGAGTATTCCACGAATCGCTGAACCTCGCTGAACTCTGGAAACTGCCGATTGTCTATATCTGCGAAAATAACCGATACGGTATGGGAACTCCGGTTGAACGCGCATCGTCTATCTACAATATTGCCCAGAAAGCGTGTGCGTATGAAATGCGGAGAGAACATATTGACGGTATGAACGTATTAGAAGTGCGCGAGCATGTTCTGCAAGCAGTTGAACTCGCTAGAACGAAACAGTTACCATCGTTTATCGAAATGAAAACGTTCCGGTTTATGGGACATTCGATGTCCGACCCAGCGCATGGCCATTACCGAACGAAAGAAGAACTTGAAGAACAAAAGAAACTCGACCCGATTGTTTCATTCCAGAACCGGTTAGTTGAACAGAACATTCTGAATCAAGCGAAAATAGAACAAATCGAACAGCAGGTAGCCCAGCAAGTTGAAGAAGCAGTCGAATTTGCGGAACACAGTCCGTTTCCACCGATAGAATCGGTAGCAACAGATGTCTACATCTGATAAGGTAAAAACGAAGTAATGTTTAACAATTCTATCGTTCTTTAGGTAACGTTATGCCAGAAATTACTTACCGAGAAGCATTAAATCAAGCGATGCGAGAAGAAATGCGGCGTGACCCAATGGTATTTCTTATGGGAGAAGAAGTCGGATTCTATCAAGGGGCGTATAAGGTTTCTAAAGGATTACTTGAAGAATTTGGTCCTAACCGTGTCATTGATACGCCGATAACCGAACCAGCGTTTGCAGGGGTTGGTATCGGTGCTGCGTTAATCGGATTACGCCCAATCATTGAAATGATGACGTTCAATTTTGCGATTCTCGCTCTTGACCAGATTATCAACCATGCAGCGAAAATTACGTATATGTCAGGCGGACAACTGAAAGTCCCGATAGTTTTCCGCGGTCCGGGCGGCGCAGCGCATCAATTAGCAGCACAACATTCGCAAAGTATCGAATCGTTTTTCTGTCATACCCCGGGACTGAAAGTTGTTATGCCAGCAACGCCAAAAGATGCTAAAGGATTGCTCAAATCGGCTATTCGCGATGATAATCCGGTCATTTGCATTGAAGCGGAATTGCTCTATGGAACTAAAGGCGAAGTCCCGGATGGAGAATATCTGATTCCGCTCGGTCAAGCGGAAATTAAACGTGAAGGGAAAGATATAACCTTAATCGCTTGGTCGAAAATGGTTTTGTTAGCATTGCGCGCTGCGGAACAGCTTGAATCGGAAGGAATATCCGTTGAGGTTATCGACCCGAGAACATTACGACCGCTGGATAGCGAAACGCTCGTTACCTCAGTGAAAAAAACTAGCCGAGTAGTCATTGTTGAAGAAGGTTGGCCATTTGCGGGAGTCGGCGCAGAAATCGCATATCAGATATCACAACAAGCGTTCGGATATCTTGATGCACCGATTGAACGGGTTACCAGCCTCGATGTCCCGATGCCATATGCGAAAAACCTTGAACAAGCGGTGTTACCTAACGTCGATAAAATAATAAATAGCATTAAAACGGTTTTAAGATAAAACTAAATCTAACATCCAAAATGCAAAATCCAAATAAATCAATCACTTAATTCTTGAACTGATTGGCTGATTTATTTAATATTAGGGTTTATCATTAGAATTTCCTTACGGAGTAAGTTCTATGGCTAATAAAGTTGTGATGCCGAAATTAAGCGATACGATGGAAGAAGGGGTTATCGTCCAATGGCATAAAAAAGAAGGTGATGTGGTTAGTTCTGGCGATATTCTTGCGGAAATTGAAACGGATAAAGCAATCGTTGAACTGCAATCGTTCGCTAACGGAATCCTGCGGAAAATCCTGGTTCCGGAAGAAGGGAAAGCGCCGGTTGGTAAATTGATTGCAATTATCGGAAAAGCTGATGAAGATATTTCTGCGATTCTCCATGAAGCGGAACAACAGCCTGAATCGAAACCGATTGTATCGGAACCGGTTAGAGAACCGGCAAAGACCGAAGCGGAACAAGGTCAAGGACGCTCAGGAAAAATCATTGCGTCACCACTAGCGAAACGGCTAGCGGAAGAAGCTGGACTTGATTTAACGCTAGTTACCGGCACTGGACCGGACGGGAGAATAACGGAGAAAGATGTTAAACAATATCTTGCGGAACATCGAGCACA
This bacterium DNA region includes the following protein-coding sequences:
- a CDS encoding septum formation initiator family protein, with the translated sequence MKHDNDTSIQPHTFKPRLFFWLAVLAIPLAVLFRAYLELRSYNQQLESEQQKQQQLSKEIEEKKWLKKQWEQGDPFLIEKEAREELNFVKPGEVVYKLSTTTTAQK
- a CDS encoding biotin--[acetyl-CoA-carboxylase] ligase, giving the protein MTTAQEFADALTTKIFGCRIHYYATVGSTNDIALELAKSNAPEGTLVLAEEQTQGRGRNHRNWFSPKKKSLLFSLILRPDWEPNHAARLTAIAAIAVAEAIRKSTGLPASIKWPNDIRIHGKKVAGILTELEIVQARIQFAIVGIGVNISIAKEEFPEELRNRSTSLQIELGKEKSISRAMVLAEILRYFEKHYVHCLNEGTRTAMLEWKRLSDILGKLVQVEGLNQKTTGYVADIDLDGSLILRSSSGVVRKIVSGEITLLE
- the nadC gene encoding carboxylating nicotinate-nucleotide diphosphorylase; its protein translation is MECNIPHFSEFNQSVNQKEVKRLIAAALSEDIGSGDITTSSIVSDTTLCTAQLVAKSAGIIAGLPLLPLILGQKATYTFYVNDGAKLKPGSVIAEIESPANLLLSRERVLLNFIQRLSGIATLTRRYVDAVNPYPVKILDTRKTTPLLRSLEKYAVRVGGGYNHRFGLYDQILIKDNHIAIAGSITEAVARVRKSVKKKNFLIEVETKNLKEVQEAMKARVDIIMLDNMPIPKIKEAVNLIREQALIEVSGGVTLKTVRAIAKTGVDMISVGALTHSSPALDISLEIQSN
- the pdhA gene encoding pyruvate dehydrogenase (acetyl-transferring) E1 component subunit alpha yields the protein MNSTTLSPEQLIHLYEQMLLIRRFEEKCAEMYTLQKITGFCHLYIGQEAIAVGAMSAIRPDDYILTAYRDHGHALAKGSDPKLVMAELFGKYTGLCKGKGGSMHLFDIEHNMLGGYAIVAGHLPIATGVAFAIKYLKKDQVVLCFFGEGAVNAGVFHESLNLAELWKLPIVYICENNRYGMGTPVERASSIYNIAQKACAYEMRREHIDGMNVLEVREHVLQAVELARTKQLPSFIEMKTFRFMGHSMSDPAHGHYRTKEELEEQKKLDPIVSFQNRLVEQNILNQAKIEQIEQQVAQQVEEAVEFAEHSPFPPIESVATDVYI
- a CDS encoding pyruvate dehydrogenase complex E1 component subunit beta, producing the protein MPEITYREALNQAMREEMRRDPMVFLMGEEVGFYQGAYKVSKGLLEEFGPNRVIDTPITEPAFAGVGIGAALIGLRPIIEMMTFNFAILALDQIINHAAKITYMSGGQLKVPIVFRGPGGAAHQLAAQHSQSIESFFCHTPGLKVVMPATPKDAKGLLKSAIRDDNPVICIEAELLYGTKGEVPDGEYLIPLGQAEIKREGKDITLIAWSKMVLLALRAAEQLESEGISVEVIDPRTLRPLDSETLVTSVKKTSRVVIVEEGWPFAGVGAEIAYQISQQAFGYLDAPIERVTSLDVPMPYAKNLEQAVLPNVDKIINSIKTVLR